Proteins co-encoded in one Halorussus lipolyticus genomic window:
- a CDS encoding cupredoxin domain-containing protein encodes MKNDRHDRTTRRGFLTAAGTTGLLVGVGGIGAAGVGRQDGAPATEYRFGGRISGWQGREPASIADTVNPTLNLQAGTEYAITWVNVDGAPHNVAILAENGDVVEQTEIISGQGGTQTLQFTATEEMTSYICQVHPTSMVGDIVIGGGDGGQQTTTATQTAVNQTTTPGQTTAANQTTTPANQTTTTVPNPTEAEVEETTNPLADQYGEQPVKFFAAMEPPQGVRTEATGMTWFTLHPPNGVVAKLMYSTHVENVENVTGIDIVLTERTNPVVANLFRPRTPVDETNGTLVDEIMRAEDLVGPFEGEPLLRLTEAIRNDNARVVIRTTDHPDGVLVGSIREVDGTTDRATTMADGANQTTAGGNESEGQISVAGQASAEGGVDTDDIVSQAQAPGFGGLSALGGLAGAVGYMLKRGDGDDD; translated from the coding sequence ATGAAAAACGACAGACACGACCGAACGACACGGCGCGGATTCCTCACGGCGGCGGGAACGACGGGCCTCCTCGTCGGCGTCGGCGGAATCGGTGCGGCCGGGGTCGGACGCCAAGACGGCGCGCCTGCGACCGAGTATCGTTTCGGCGGTCGAATCTCGGGGTGGCAGGGCAGAGAACCCGCGTCCATCGCCGATACGGTCAACCCGACGCTGAACCTGCAAGCGGGCACCGAGTACGCGATTACGTGGGTCAACGTCGATGGTGCGCCCCACAACGTCGCCATCCTCGCGGAGAACGGCGACGTGGTGGAACAGACCGAAATCATCTCCGGGCAGGGCGGGACCCAGACGTTGCAGTTCACCGCCACCGAGGAGATGACGAGTTACATCTGCCAAGTTCACCCGACTTCGATGGTGGGCGACATCGTTATCGGCGGTGGGGATGGCGGACAGCAGACGACCACCGCGACCCAGACCGCGGTGAATCAGACGACGACGCCGGGCCAGACCACGGCGGCAAATCAGACGACAACCCCGGCCAACCAGACCACCACGACGGTTCCGAATCCGACCGAGGCCGAGGTGGAGGAGACGACGAATCCGCTGGCCGACCAGTACGGCGAGCAACCGGTGAAGTTCTTCGCCGCGATGGAACCGCCGCAGGGCGTCCGGACCGAGGCCACCGGGATGACGTGGTTCACCCTGCATCCGCCGAACGGCGTGGTGGCGAAGCTAATGTACTCGACCCACGTCGAGAACGTCGAGAACGTGACGGGCATCGACATCGTTCTCACCGAGCGAACGAATCCGGTCGTGGCGAACCTGTTCCGGCCCAGAACCCCGGTTGACGAGACCAACGGGACGCTGGTGGACGAAATCATGCGCGCCGAGGACCTCGTGGGACCGTTCGAGGGCGAACCCCTCCTGCGACTCACCGAGGCGATTCGCAACGACAACGCCCGCGTCGTGATTCGGACGACGGACCATCCCGACGGCGTGCTGGTGGGGTCGATTCGGGAGGTCGATGGGACGACCGACCGCGCGACCACGATGGCCGACGGGGCGAACCAGACCACCGCCGGCGGGAACGAGAGCGAGGGACAGATTTCGGTCGCCGGGCAGGCGTCGGCCGAGGGCGGCGTCGATACCGACGACATCGTGAGCCAAGCCCAAGCGCCGGGTTTCGGCGGTCTCAGCGCCCTCGGCGGCCTCGCCGGGGCGGTCGGCTACATGCTGAAGCGAGGCGACGGCGACGACGACTGA
- a CDS encoding class I adenylate-forming enzyme family protein: MTLSLSRRAALWEDRTAVVDVDADRRVSYADLESEADAMARRLSALGVGPGDAVGVVSRNRVETLALLFAVRRLGAIFAPISHRLTPATVEGPLETIDPEVVAHEEAQRDLVRSLPDERTHSFEDVGRHEGSDYERIERDPEDALLYLHTDEGERVVEFPARAVEWNCITATAAWGLGRGDCAPTLLPLSDAGGLLGLALPLLYVGGRSVVLRAFDPEDALASVADEEATVLLGGATEYRELVESDDFGEAGLGSVEWVASRSALADDARDELARRAPVVRTYGGVETGPNNLYVPPERDDDAESATADRVGRPFPDCEVRVAGGEGEAEKAPDAEIGELQFRGPVTPRGYLAEEGGTDEFPEWVSAGDRGYRDEGEYYLSGDERSDKD, from the coding sequence ATGACGCTCTCGCTCTCACGCCGGGCCGCGCTCTGGGAGGACCGAACCGCGGTCGTGGACGTAGACGCCGACCGCCGGGTGAGTTACGCCGACCTCGAATCCGAGGCCGACGCGATGGCGCGCAGACTCTCGGCGCTCGGCGTCGGACCGGGCGACGCCGTGGGGGTGGTGTCTCGGAATCGCGTCGAGACGCTGGCGCTGTTGTTCGCGGTCCGGCGACTCGGCGCGATTTTTGCCCCCATCTCGCACCGACTCACGCCCGCCACCGTCGAGGGACCGCTGGAGACCATTGACCCCGAGGTGGTGGCCCACGAGGAGGCCCAGCGTGACCTCGTGCGGAGTCTCCCCGACGAGCGAACCCATTCGTTCGAGGACGTGGGTCGTCACGAGGGGAGCGACTACGAGCGAATCGAGCGCGACCCGGAGGACGCCCTGCTCTACCTCCACACCGACGAGGGCGAGCGCGTGGTCGAGTTCCCGGCGCGGGCGGTCGAGTGGAACTGCATCACCGCGACGGCGGCGTGGGGCCTCGGCCGCGGAGACTGCGCCCCGACGCTTCTCCCCTTGTCGGACGCCGGGGGCCTCCTCGGCCTCGCGCTCCCCCTGCTCTACGTCGGCGGTCGAAGCGTCGTCCTCCGAGCGTTCGACCCCGAGGACGCGCTGGCCTCGGTGGCCGACGAGGAGGCGACCGTCCTCCTCGGCGGCGCGACAGAGTACCGCGAACTGGTCGAGAGCGACGACTTCGGCGAGGCCGGCCTCGGAAGCGTCGAGTGGGTCGCCAGTCGCTCGGCGCTCGCCGACGACGCCCGCGACGAGTTGGCCCGGCGCGCGCCGGTGGTCCGAACCTACGGCGGGGTCGAAACCGGGCCGAACAACCTCTACGTGCCGCCCGAGCGAGATGACGATGCCGAGAGCGCGACTGCCGACCGCGTGGGCCGACCCTTCCCCGACTGCGAGGTCCGAGTCGCCGGTGGCGAAGGCGAGGCCGAGAAGGCCCCAGACGCCGAAATCGGCGAACTCCAGTTCCGCGGGCCAGTCACCCCCCGAGGCTATCTCGCCGAGGAGGGCGGCACCGACGAGTTCCCGGAGTGGGTCTCGGCGGGGGACCGGGGCTACCGCGACGAGGGCGAGTACTACCTCTCGGGCGACGAGCGTTCCGACAAAGATTGA
- a CDS encoding HPP family protein: protein MYDELRESVTAGALLVVVSALAVATGRTFLFPSLGPSAFLLATKPAAPASHPRRVFGGHVLGVLAGLAAYHALASGVAVTAPPPAMTIASASLAVSGVLSVVLTTAGMVRFDLRHAPACATTLIVSLGLLSSPTDALLVVASILLLLATHRVLVAAEIAPVRTVADRPS from the coding sequence GTGTACGACGAGTTACGCGAGAGTGTCACGGCTGGCGCGCTGTTGGTGGTCGTCTCGGCGCTGGCCGTGGCGACGGGCCGGACCTTCCTGTTCCCGAGTCTCGGCCCCTCGGCCTTCCTGCTGGCGACCAAGCCCGCGGCCCCGGCCAGTCACCCCCGGCGAGTTTTCGGCGGGCACGTCCTCGGCGTGCTAGCCGGACTGGCGGCCTACCACGCGCTGGCGTCGGGAGTCGCGGTGACTGCCCCGCCGCCCGCGATGACGATTGCCAGCGCCTCGCTGGCCGTCAGCGGCGTGCTTTCGGTCGTGCTGACGACTGCCGGAATGGTCCGGTTCGACCTCCGGCACGCCCCGGCCTGCGCGACGACGCTCATCGTCTCGCTCGGTCTCCTCTCGTCGCCGACCGACGCCCTGCTGGTCGTGGCCTCGATTCTCCTCTTGCTGGCGACCCACCGGGTGCTGGTGGCGGCGGAAATCGCGCCGGTGCGGACGGTCGCCGACCGGCCGAGTTGA
- a CDS encoding alpha/beta fold hydrolase, which yields MPYADNDGVSIHYEVTGDATQSDTPVVLLGDAGYGPWQWSWQFPALAGPYEVVVPSARATGDSDAADSYSIAEMAADLEAVLSNHGARTAHLVGAGMGGMVALQYALDHSRARTLTLLGTSAGGPRTEPISDDVRERLLADPDDRSSLRDSLEPVAGRDLLETDELVERILNWRRAEDAGPEAQRSHFEAMAEFDLSDSLYEITVPALVLHGADDRVIPAENGRLLAEGLPKGEFREFPGERFFFVAQSKAVNDALVGFLADYDDD from the coding sequence ATGCCCTACGCGGACAACGACGGCGTTTCTATCCACTACGAAGTCACCGGCGACGCGACTCAGAGCGACACCCCGGTCGTCCTCCTCGGCGACGCGGGGTACGGCCCGTGGCAGTGGAGTTGGCAGTTCCCGGCGCTGGCCGGTCCCTACGAAGTCGTCGTGCCGAGCGCGCGCGCCACCGGCGACTCCGACGCGGCCGATTCGTACAGCATCGCGGAGATGGCCGCAGACCTCGAAGCGGTCCTCTCAAATCACGGCGCGCGCACGGCCCACCTCGTCGGCGCGGGGATGGGTGGGATGGTGGCACTTCAGTACGCCCTCGACCACTCCCGCGCCCGGACGCTGACGCTCCTCGGAACCTCGGCGGGCGGCCCCCGCACGGAACCGATTTCCGACGACGTGCGAGAGCGACTCCTCGCCGACCCCGACGACCGGTCGTCGCTCCGCGACTCGCTCGAACCGGTCGCCGGTCGGGACCTCCTCGAAACCGACGAACTGGTCGAGCGAATCCTGAACTGGCGGCGCGCCGAGGACGCCGGTCCCGAGGCCCAGCGCAGTCACTTCGAGGCGATGGCCGAGTTCGACCTCAGCGATAGCCTCTACGAGATTACGGTCCCCGCGCTGGTCCTCCACGGCGCGGACGACCGGGTGATTCCCGCCGAGAACGGCCGTCTGCTGGCCGAGGGCCTCCCGAAGGGCGAGTTCCGAGAGTTCCCCGGCGAGCGGTTCTTCTTCGTGGCCCAGTCGAAGGCCGTCAACGACGCGCTCGTGGGGTTCTTGGCCGATTACGACGACGACTGA
- a CDS encoding HD domain-containing protein — protein MKAIKDSVHDHIPICPLASDLLETPAFQRLRHIKQLSTVRLVYPSANHTRFEHSLGVYYLAREACSLLGVGEDRAKAVRSAALLHDVGHGPYGHQTEGIIERRLGKHHDEVGDLLSSGRLADVLESHGLDPEEVAELVEGRGRLGQLVAGELDVDRMDYLVRDAHHTGVPYGTIDHSRLLAALQFRGDELVLSEGNVQTAEGTLVARTLMNATVYRHHVSRIAGEMLERASERLLDSTDLDAGQFARMTDARLLGALRDCPATEDAARRLEHRDLYKRAVWAKFDAVPEAVVTADHDQVRAFEREVAEVAGVSPEEVLVDTPGEPSMPETSTRVVVDGEVRRLADESPLVEGLRAAGRAQWRLGVYAPEETVPEVRAAAERVLGLAT, from the coding sequence ATGAAGGCCATCAAGGACAGCGTTCACGACCACATCCCGATTTGTCCGCTTGCCTCCGACCTGCTCGAAACGCCCGCGTTCCAGCGTCTGCGCCACATCAAGCAACTCAGCACGGTCCGGTTGGTCTACCCCTCCGCGAATCACACCCGGTTCGAGCATAGCCTCGGAGTCTACTACCTCGCTCGCGAAGCCTGCTCGCTCCTCGGGGTCGGCGAGGACCGGGCGAAGGCGGTCCGGTCTGCCGCGCTCCTCCACGACGTTGGCCACGGTCCCTACGGTCACCAGACCGAGGGCATCATCGAGCGCCGCCTCGGCAAGCACCACGACGAAGTGGGCGACCTCCTCTCGTCTGGCCGACTCGCCGACGTGCTGGAATCTCACGGCCTCGACCCCGAGGAGGTCGCCGAACTGGTCGAGGGCCGGGGCAGACTCGGCCAACTCGTCGCGGGCGAACTCGACGTGGACCGGATGGACTACCTCGTCCGGGACGCCCACCACACCGGGGTTCCCTACGGCACCATCGACCACTCGCGCCTGCTGGCGGCGCTCCAGTTCCGCGGAGACGAGTTGGTCCTCTCGGAGGGCAACGTCCAGACCGCCGAGGGGACGCTGGTCGCCCGGACGCTGATGAACGCGACGGTCTACCGCCACCACGTCTCGCGCATCGCCGGCGAGATGCTCGAACGGGCAAGCGAGCGTCTGCTCGATTCGACCGACTTGGACGCCGGCCAATTCGCCCGGATGACCGACGCCCGCCTGCTGGGAGCGTTGCGCGACTGCCCCGCCACCGAGGACGCCGCCCGGCGACTCGAACACCGGGACCTCTACAAGCGGGCGGTTTGGGCCAAATTCGACGCGGTGCCCGAGGCGGTCGTCACCGCCGACCACGACCAAGTTCGGGCCTTCGAGCGAGAGGTCGCCGAGGTTGCCGGGGTGTCCCCCGAGGAGGTGCTGGTCGATACCCCCGGCGAACCGAGTATGCCAGAAACCTCGACTCGCGTGGTGGTTGACGGCGAGGTGCGTCGCCTCGCCGACGAGTCGCCGCTGGTCGAGGGCCTGCGGGCCGCCGGACGCGCTCAGTGGCGACTCGGCGTCTACGCTCCCGAGGAGACGGTTCCGGAGGTCCGCGCCGCGGCCGAGCGAGTGTTGGGGCTGGCGACCTGA
- a CDS encoding pyrroloquinoline quinone-dependent dehydrogenase, with translation MADDRVPKPGTSTIQHPGDTGVIPERDVTQQDLLESGENPEGWLLYGNNYRRHHHTTADVITPENVSDLTREWTLDGLPNANDAAGFQGSPLVVPGDPPIIYQVNGPEQNRAINARTGEILWYHMYHPKAPVRWETPPANRGVAVLGDTLYKVTLDHGILALDRYDASEKWYYNGAYEYRNEIAEGDEQMAMHDELQAWPRWRGVASNYPLVVHDGKLMMGSFGGEYGVQGWAEAVDTDGEQVWHRGMTPPDEWVGDAWKHGGSTVWQTPALDPESGTAVLPTGNPGPWFGTVRPGWNPHTAGKVALNSETGEVEWGFQESPHDWWDYDSPSPATIFEAEVDGETRKLATWPGKTAWLYTVDLETGELVERSDELGEHLNTWTMPEQELQETPWILPNLIGGTNPQPSAYDSDRNTLVLKTTNLPMKLTWEYEEYEIGEQYTGMTYISASPGQRESIEGWNQPPGNITAVDPVSGEIKWQDWLASNPWGGTLTTSTGITFAGTDGGLFIAYDSETGDRLWTDQFSMGIEGNPVSWYDPEMGKQYVYIQGGADAEENMITVYSLEE, from the coding sequence ATGGCGGACGACAGAGTTCCCAAACCGGGAACGTCCACGATTCAGCACCCCGGCGACACCGGCGTCATTCCGGAGCGTGATGTGACACAGCAGGACCTCCTCGAAAGCGGTGAGAACCCTGAGGGGTGGTTGCTGTACGGCAACAACTACCGGCGACACCACCACACCACGGCCGACGTGATTACGCCGGAGAACGTCTCGGACCTGACCCGCGAGTGGACGCTCGACGGACTTCCGAACGCCAACGACGCCGCGGGCTTCCAAGGCTCGCCGCTGGTCGTGCCGGGCGACCCGCCCATCATCTATCAGGTCAACGGTCCCGAACAGAACCGGGCCATCAACGCCCGGACCGGCGAGATTCTGTGGTATCACATGTACCACCCGAAGGCACCGGTTCGGTGGGAGACGCCCCCGGCGAACCGAGGAGTCGCGGTCCTCGGCGACACCCTCTACAAGGTGACGCTCGACCACGGCATCCTCGCGCTCGACCGGTACGACGCCAGCGAGAAGTGGTACTACAACGGGGCCTACGAGTACCGCAACGAAATCGCCGAGGGCGACGAGCAGATGGCGATGCACGACGAACTGCAAGCGTGGCCCCGGTGGCGAGGCGTGGCCTCGAACTACCCGTTGGTCGTCCACGACGGCAAACTGATGATGGGAAGCTTCGGCGGCGAGTACGGCGTACAGGGGTGGGCCGAGGCCGTCGATACCGACGGCGAGCAGGTGTGGCATCGGGGGATGACCCCGCCCGACGAGTGGGTCGGCGATGCGTGGAAGCACGGCGGTTCGACCGTCTGGCAGACGCCGGCCCTCGACCCCGAGAGCGGCACCGCGGTCCTGCCGACCGGGAACCCCGGCCCGTGGTTCGGCACGGTTCGGCCGGGCTGGAACCCACACACCGCCGGCAAGGTCGCGCTGAACTCCGAGACCGGCGAGGTCGAGTGGGGCTTTCAGGAGTCGCCCCACGACTGGTGGGACTACGACTCGCCGAGTCCGGCCACCATCTTCGAGGCCGAAGTGGACGGCGAGACCCGAAAGCTGGCCACGTGGCCGGGCAAGACCGCGTGGCTCTACACGGTGGACCTCGAAACCGGCGAACTAGTCGAGCGGAGCGACGAACTCGGCGAACACCTCAACACGTGGACGATGCCCGAACAGGAGTTACAGGAGACGCCGTGGATTCTGCCCAATCTCATCGGCGGGACCAACCCGCAACCATCGGCCTACGACTCCGACCGGAACACGCTGGTCCTGAAGACGACCAACCTCCCGATGAAGCTGACGTGGGAGTACGAGGAGTACGAAATCGGCGAGCAGTACACCGGCATGACCTACATCAGCGCGAGTCCCGGCCAGCGCGAGAGCATCGAGGGGTGGAACCAACCGCCGGGCAACATCACCGCGGTGGACCCGGTGTCCGGCGAAATCAAGTGGCAGGACTGGCTGGCGAGCAACCCGTGGGGCGGCACGCTGACCACTTCGACCGGCATCACCTTCGCGGGGACCGACGGCGGCCTGTTCATCGCCTACGATTCGGAGACCGGCGACAGGCTCTGGACCGACCAGTTCTCGATGGGCATCGAAGGCAACCCGGTGAGTTGGTACGACCCCGAGATGGGCAAGCAGTACGTCTACATTCAGGGCGGTGCCGACGCGGAGGAGAACATGATTACCGTCTACTCTCTGGAGGAGTGA
- a CDS encoding twin-arginine translocation signal domain-containing protein produces MTTEHTNSRLSDDERRDFLKVLGVTGAAATGGAALEDVTLSDLREAVTVESTGEFARRGEAIRNGLTGELNAELVGAEMAGVADAIDRLPEVRTAGIPERGEELYAELTGAAWAIDDHLAEVGFYASTEANLPRFGSSHIEAMARHLVRAEALETALSEVGFDAREQTEAVANVVRQSDHLAMWQPTWGYEDVEGGDEFEVEPEYVPPLHRRAAAGALLWIDGLDKHLRQKQVLITDQMLDDGIADVRAMLGGFYLLSDAASRLATGDIADEELTALVSGSTAMLIASQTDLQYDLVRITDEMRAPRTGGD; encoded by the coding sequence ATGACAACAGAACATACGAACTCTCGGCTCTCAGACGACGAGCGCCGCGACTTCCTGAAGGTCCTCGGCGTTACCGGGGCGGCGGCGACCGGCGGGGCGGCGCTCGAAGACGTGACGCTGAGTGACCTTCGAGAGGCCGTCACCGTCGAATCGACCGGGGAATTCGCCCGGCGGGGCGAGGCCATCCGAAACGGTCTCACGGGAGAACTGAACGCCGAACTCGTCGGCGCGGAGATGGCGGGCGTCGCTGACGCAATCGACCGACTGCCCGAGGTCCGGACAGCGGGCATCCCCGAGCGCGGCGAGGAGCTATACGCCGAACTGACGGGCGCGGCGTGGGCCATCGACGACCACCTCGCGGAGGTCGGTTTCTACGCAAGCACTGAGGCCAACCTCCCGCGGTTCGGGTCCTCGCACATCGAAGCGATGGCGCGCCACCTCGTTCGGGCCGAGGCGCTCGAAACCGCGCTCTCGGAGGTCGGTTTCGACGCCCGCGAGCAGACCGAGGCGGTGGCCAACGTCGTTCGCCAGTCCGACCACCTCGCCATGTGGCAACCGACGTGGGGCTACGAGGACGTAGAGGGCGGCGACGAGTTCGAGGTCGAACCCGAGTACGTCCCGCCGCTTCACCGGCGGGCCGCCGCGGGGGCGCTCCTCTGGATAGACGGTCTGGACAAGCACCTCCGACAGAAGCAGGTGTTGATAACCGACCAGATGTTAGACGACGGCATCGCCGACGTTCGGGCGATGCTCGGCGGGTTCTACCTTCTGAGCGACGCCGCGAGTCGCCTCGCCACCGGCGACATCGCCGACGAGGAGCTAACCGCGCTGGTCTCGGGAAGCACCGCGATGCTGATAGCGAGCCAGACAGACCTCCAGTACGACCTCGTTCGAATCACCGACGAGATGCGGGCACCGCGGACGGGGGGTGACTGA
- a CDS encoding DUF7537 family lipoprotein has translation MRRNAVLPICVCVLVVLAGCNALPGSGQPEVEATTEEQPETTTGGPSPIEDALPRGLSASGVTDASEFAAAHEEALAGQSYTYDREVRVVADDGTELGRWSQHTQVGSDRLRFNHTQTGTGVSVAGVAIDDTRIYTNGSVTFWNASVYNRGYRRQSGRGFAENTFNSEQLLADVLNASETTVSAVERDGEGSYRVRAASDAETFTYNAPNGTVELNATNITATALVASSGLVRTVTYEFDFVRGNVSGHRTMTVRYSDIGATEVGVPGWVAAAKRVTGETRQTLADGLAPGLNESGVTDAAALSSAHANYLRNRSYTVVSNLTARDLDGAVRARADRVRKVAHDPLSVVSRSNVTGEPRRIGLYRYDMAVWSSQNDTWYAIERPNGTTYQRAGDDRRPPLASRTGRDSLFVLFSGLNTTLADTEDRGGTARYRVNSTGIRSPDALASQLRADSVRNVSFSALVGDTGLVHEYAIEYTAVRGDNTTRIERTVRFTALGETTVERPAWVDEAENETESETTGQ, from the coding sequence ATGCGCCGCAACGCCGTCCTGCCGATTTGTGTCTGCGTTCTCGTCGTCCTCGCGGGGTGCAACGCCCTCCCCGGAAGCGGGCAACCCGAGGTTGAGGCCACCACCGAGGAGCAACCCGAGACGACGACTGGCGGGCCGTCCCCGATCGAGGACGCGCTTCCGCGGGGTCTCTCGGCGTCCGGCGTGACCGACGCCAGCGAGTTCGCCGCGGCCCACGAGGAGGCCCTCGCCGGGCAGTCCTACACCTACGACCGGGAGGTTCGCGTCGTCGCGGACGACGGCACCGAACTCGGGCGGTGGAGCCAGCACACGCAGGTCGGGAGCGACCGCCTCCGGTTCAACCACACCCAGACCGGCACCGGCGTCAGCGTGGCGGGCGTCGCCATCGACGACACCCGAATCTACACTAACGGGTCGGTCACGTTCTGGAACGCCAGCGTCTACAACCGGGGCTACCGCCGCCAATCCGGCCGGGGCTTCGCGGAAAACACGTTCAACAGCGAGCAACTGCTGGCCGACGTGCTGAACGCCTCCGAAACTACCGTCTCGGCGGTCGAGCGCGACGGCGAAGGCTCGTACCGCGTCCGGGCCGCCAGCGACGCCGAGACGTTCACCTACAACGCGCCCAACGGCACCGTCGAACTGAACGCGACTAACATCACCGCCACCGCACTGGTCGCGTCGTCCGGCCTCGTCCGCACCGTCACCTACGAGTTCGACTTCGTTCGCGGCAACGTCTCGGGCCACCGCACGATGACGGTCCGCTACTCCGACATCGGGGCAACCGAGGTCGGCGTCCCCGGATGGGTCGCGGCGGCCAAGCGAGTGACCGGTGAGACCAGACAGACTCTCGCCGACGGCCTCGCACCCGGCCTGAACGAGTCGGGCGTCACCGACGCGGCCGCGCTGTCCTCTGCCCACGCGAACTACCTCCGGAATCGGTCCTACACGGTCGTCTCGAACCTGACCGCTCGGGACCTCGACGGTGCGGTCCGGGCGCGAGCAGACCGGGTTCGGAAAGTCGCCCACGACCCGCTCAGCGTTGTCAGTCGGAGCAACGTCACCGGCGAACCCCGACGAATCGGTCTCTACCGGTACGACATGGCGGTCTGGTCGAGCCAGAACGACACGTGGTACGCCATCGAGCGACCCAACGGGACGACCTACCAACGGGCCGGGGACGACCGCCGACCGCCCTTGGCCTCCCGAACCGGCCGTGACAGTCTGTTCGTCCTGTTCAGCGGGCTGAACACGACCCTCGCGGACACCGAGGACCGGGGCGGAACCGCGCGCTACCGAGTGAACTCGACCGGCATCCGCAGTCCCGACGCGCTGGCCAGCCAACTCAGAGCCGATTCGGTCCGGAACGTCTCCTTCTCGGCGCTCGTCGGCGACACCGGACTGGTCCACGAGTACGCCATCGAGTACACCGCGGTTCGGGGCGATAACACCACTCGCATCGAGCGAACCGTCCGGTTCACCGCACTCGGCGAGACTACCGTCGAGCGCCCGGCGTGGGTAGACGAGGCCGAGAACGAGACCGAAAGCGAGACCACCGGCCAGTAG
- a CDS encoding type 1 glutamine amidotransferase, whose amino-acid sequence MSRLRIAFVNAAHDPTDTRRNFRRELDADLVEFDATGGDLPETLDFDGVVVSGSRSSVYWDEDWIAPTKEWVGDAIDAGLPCLGVCWGHQLLADMLGGEVDDMGEYEIGYREVEHTGDSRLFDGIDQQFTVFTTHSDAVMELPPGAEEIAGNDYGNHGFRKNRVFGVQFHPEYDAETAESVTKGKELDDDRMEAVLAGITDENYRAACEAKLVFENFCEYVREVREVESESGSETASA is encoded by the coding sequence ATGAGTCGATTGCGAATCGCGTTCGTCAACGCCGCACACGACCCCACCGACACCCGGCGGAACTTCCGGCGGGAGTTGGACGCCGACCTCGTGGAGTTCGACGCGACGGGCGGCGACCTGCCCGAGACGCTGGACTTCGACGGCGTGGTCGTGTCGGGGTCCCGGTCGTCGGTCTACTGGGACGAAGACTGGATAGCACCGACCAAAGAGTGGGTCGGTGACGCCATCGACGCCGGCCTCCCCTGTCTCGGCGTCTGTTGGGGCCACCAACTCCTCGCGGACATGCTGGGCGGCGAGGTCGATGACATGGGCGAGTACGAAATCGGCTACCGGGAGGTCGAACACACCGGCGACTCGCGCCTGTTCGACGGCATCGACCAGCAGTTCACGGTATTCACTACCCACTCCGACGCCGTGATGGAACTCCCGCCGGGCGCGGAGGAAATCGCGGGCAACGACTACGGAAACCACGGCTTCCGGAAGAATCGCGTGTTCGGCGTCCAGTTCCACCCCGAGTACGACGCCGAGACGGCCGAGTCGGTCACGAAGGGCAAGGAGTTGGACGACGACCGGATGGAGGCGGTGCTGGCGGGCATCACCGACGAGAACTACCGGGCGGCCTGCGAGGCCAAACTCGTCTTCGAGAACTTCTGCGAGTACGTCCGCGAGGTCCGAGAGGTCGAGTCCGAGAGCGGAAGCGAGACGGCTTCGGCATAG
- a CDS encoding DUF7344 domain-containing protein, with protein MNDDLAEGNGGSSPPTPSPHEPDFDVPPLSQDNVFDALSSKRSRYVLVALQEADDALSLRELVDTVAAWETDKSIDLVSEEHCKGVFTSLRHSQLPKLAMMGLVEYDEDESVVARGPYAEQADAYLDIAASRDESVQN; from the coding sequence ATGAACGACGACCTAGCCGAGGGTAACGGAGGTTCGTCACCGCCCACGCCGTCCCCCCACGAACCCGACTTCGACGTACCGCCGCTCTCGCAGGATAACGTCTTCGACGCGCTCTCCTCGAAGCGAAGCCGGTACGTCCTCGTCGCGCTCCAAGAGGCCGACGACGCGCTCAGCCTCCGGGAGTTGGTAGACACCGTGGCCGCGTGGGAGACCGACAAGTCCATCGACCTCGTGTCCGAGGAGCACTGCAAGGGCGTGTTCACCTCGCTCCGTCACTCCCAACTGCCCAAACTGGCGATGATGGGGCTGGTCGAGTACGACGAGGACGAGTCGGTGGTCGCGCGAGGCCCCTACGCCGAGCAGGCCGACGCCTACCTCGACATCGCGGCGAGTCGGGACGAGAGCGTTCAGAACTGA